The Musa acuminata AAA Group cultivar baxijiao chromosome BXJ1-8, Cavendish_Baxijiao_AAA, whole genome shotgun sequence genomic sequence CAACAACATGGTCCTGTATGTATGACTTTCTTTGCCATAATTAGATTTTACTTTCTAATGACATTCTACAGGTGATATGattaattaatatcttgttctcaaaTTATTTTCTCTTGCTGTGGGGATACTTATTATAGGTTGTGTGCAAATCTGTAGATGTATAAAACCCTTCAAACAATTTAATGCCAGGCTGAGCCAGTTGGATCTTTAGAGGTCTTGACTTAATCCAAATTAAACTAAGTAAACCAAAAGAATTTTAGCTTCCACCAAGTTTTATATCCAGCAATATCATCATCTTTTTCCTCCCCCTTTTACTTGCTCCTGAATTTACCTCTCACTCACTGCAGTCATCATCTCCTACCTTGGACACTGTTTCTCTTTCGATTATGATGTTTAACAGCTATGCTCGTCCTGGTTTTTTCATAGCATTGCCTTGAAACCTAGTATTTGGTTTGTTGTTCTCATCTAGATCCAATTGTTACATGGACTTCCATTCTGCCAGTATGAATAGCATCATATCCATATTCATGTGATATTTCTTTTGCTTTTGAGAGAATTGATTTATGAAACACTAGGACTTAGAATTTGATAATATAAATGTCAACCATGAGAAACTTTTAATGATGGCTCAGTCTCATATTTTTAAGCAAGGTGGTCTGGTGAGAATCAATGTATTCAATATTACTCTTGCAAGCAAAGATACTATTCTGTGACTTAAATCCTGATCACAAAGAAGCTATCTCACGCGTGGCACCAAAACACCCTCATAGGAAGGGTCCAAGCCTCGTACACAAGGCCGTATATTTTtagtattaattttatttttattttgggcTTCTTATGAGTGTcatctttaaaatttttcattattacattattaaagTAATAATCATACATATGTTATTATAATTATTTCTCTTATATGTTATAGTATCTCCAATTTTCTCTTAATTGTACAAACACTTCATAGGTGTTATCATCTCTCTTGCCTGGATCCATGCAATAGTCTCCTTGCCTACCTGTTTTGAACTTTCTCTCTTTTAACACATTCTACTTAGATATTAAAGCCATTAGAGTAGCTGAAATGCCTATTTGTCATCTATTTCAGGAGTCGTATATCATATATCTGATACACTTTTTTCTTTGTAAATGTTCATATTTTTGTGTGTGCTTGATTTGGAAACAGTTAAAATTTAGTCTTTgccacttctttctcttttagtaACTATACATCCTATGTAATATGTATGTCCATACAAGGGATAGCATCATTCCTAGAAGCAGGTCTTCTGGTATGTGGGAGGACCTAACAAATCTACTTGTTAATTTTGTTTAAagtttttgctgctcaagttgtaaggCCTGTGGATTACCATTCTGAGATATTTCTAGGATAAAGAAAGAACCTATAAACTCTAAAACCAAGGCAACCCTAAATTATAGTTTAGTTGTCGTTGTGTACATCAATCATGCTATCAACTGTCTTCTTCTTGATGGTTTAATTTCTTTGTAGGCTCATTTTTATTATTTCACGATGTGAAATGTTCTTTGATATTCCAATCCAAGACCTAATATGCCATCTCTTTTCTTTACAGAATCTTGATAGGATAAAATGTCGGCTTTTGGAAGGTACAAATGCTCAAGATGTTAGAGCACTTGTTTTGGACATGCAAGCAAGATTGTTATTGGACATGTTGGGTAAGGGAATAGAATCTGCCCTTATAAATCCTGCGACTTTGTTAGCTGAGCCTTGGCAAGCTTCCAGTGAGACGTTATCTGGCATTGATGCTGACAAAATGGTTGTTGAGCAAGCTTTGGTTCCATGCATACAGGTTTTTCTGTTGTCTTTTTTTATCTCTCTATGCTTTCATTAAGATTATGGTTTTGCTAGTTAGGCATTGCCAAAAAAATGCGATTGAAAACTACTAGTGCAAGTTTTAGTGTCCTGATTATTTGTGAACAGTGATTTTGTGATTTAGCCTGGTATCTTTTTCTTCCTAGATTCAACAATAAACAACAGCATTTACttcaactcttttggtcgtttttGCCAAGCACCCATTCTGTAACCCAGCATCTACTCTGTAAAGATCTTTGTCCCATTTGTTGTAAATATTATTTTCTCTCGTACAACTTGGCCAACCTCTTTCATGCAAGTTAGAGGCCTACTTGAAAGGATATTATGTTATGCACGCATATGCAGAGTTGTAAGGTTAGTTTTTATTGTTTCATAATTGTGCAGATTATAGTTGTTCGTTTACTCTAAACCTTAAAAGATACATGTAGCACTTGTAATAGCGGCTGAGCACATAAGGGATATTGACATTTAAGGATGACATGGAGTGTCAGTATGCAAGTACATGCCAAGTTTTGGAAAAATTCTGAAAACTGCTCAGTACAAGATGGTACATGCCTTGTACCAGATGTACTGTCCAGTCTACCATGGTCCATGTACCAGTAAGTTGTCGAACCAGTAAACACAACACATACGAAGGTGGTATTGCGAATCTTGCTTCAGGGTACAATCAATCTGCCACCAACAATTTGATGTTCTCTTCACTGCAAAATGCTCATTAAATAGAATATTTAAGTCACAGCAGCAATAACCATGACTAGGTTGGGATTCTGTAAATGCTGGCAAATGTATATTTTACATAAACTGACACTTTTTTAACTTTAAGATTTTATGAGTAGGTTAAAAACATCCAATATTGGAGTAAGACTTGCCAAGGAAGTATTTATTGTAATGAGAATTTTTCTGCTGTTGTGGTGAaaacatctttttctttttttaattattttatctaattataatGTGCAGTTAATGACTATGCATAATGTGTGTCCCAAAACCATTAATATCATTTTATTACTCAGACTAGTCATGCTTAATTTTATTTACATTGTTTTTGTGTTTACATGTAAAAGACTTGTTAAAATTTCTGCACATGCTGTTCTTATGCCATTATATTCTCCAGGCATACGTTGATGCCATCCTTGATCTAGCCTCCCATTTCATCACCCGGTTGCGTCGTTATGCTAGTTTTTGCCGTACTTTGGCTAGTCATGCTGTTGGAGCATCTTCTGGTGCAAGCAGTGCACGCAATATGGTGGCAAGTCCTACCCACAGTTCTGTATCACCATCTACAAGTCAGGGTTGGTATTCTACATTTATTAATATAGTTGATTTACTGGAGGATATTAGTAAACATTGAAGTGTTATGAAACTAGCTGCAGACCTTTTAGTCATTTGCATCTAGCAGTAATTCAACCATGAAGTTAAAAATTTTAAGTCCAAATGCAACAGAAAATTTGAAGTCCAAATACAACAGGAATGCAATTGATTACATCCAGATGTCAACTTGCCTGTAAGGGCATGGATGCACATTGTTGCTCTTCGAATGCAATTGATTTTGTTGTGAATGGTATTTCCTTTTGTGGTGAGATTGCCTTGTCCTATTGAGGCCCCCTAGTGACATTGCCTTACTCTGATACATGTCTCATTGTGCTGAGCTTTTGAATCAACACATATTGGTGTGCGACTGTTTTCACTAGCACTGGCATACTTCATACAGGTTGAGTTATGTACCTTGCTGGTGATGCAAATGGTGCATATTATCAATTTAGTCAGTGATATGAATAACCGAGTTTCATGATTTGGTTATTGTATCTAGTTGGCATTATTTATAATGTGTGATTATCACGCATGCAATGGTTGATTATTTCACTTGCATTATCCATAAATAGAGCATGTGTTTTAGGATGGCCAGCAATACTTCCATGAACTTTCTATATGTCAGTGTCTAGAGCAACTaggatatttttttcttttctttggacaTGCACAATACTGTTTTAGATGATCTGAGGCTTCTACTGGATGGTGAATtacatttattttgttttataactATTTGCATCTAGCTGCAATTCATGAGGGGAAAATTCCACTGTTTCTGCAGGATTCTGCTAGTTGGAAAGCAATTCTTTTGATGGATGTATTTATATCTTTATAAACCATATGTTTCTTTTGCAGATTGTGTGAAGATATGTTCATTTGTTTTTTTGGTCTTTGATGAGACATCAAGAAACAGATATTATCTTCTTGTTAAAGAACTTCTGCATCTTGTTTTGATGTGTATTTTAGGTTCCCAGAGTGGTGTTTCTAGTGCAAATGGAAATTCTCAAATGCAAGCATGGGTTCAGGGTGCCATTGCTAAAATTAGTAATAATGCTGATGGAGGTTCCTCAACTTCACAAAATCCAATTAATGGGCCAGCTTCCTTCACGCCCATTAGCATCAACACAGGGACTTTTCCTGGAACACCTGCTGTGAGGCTTATTGGAGATTGTCATTTTCTTCACAAGTTATGTCAGTTGTTGCTTTTTTGTCTAATATTCCGCCGTAGACAATCACCACGCTTTATTGGAAGCATTCAGAAGAATCCAGATTCTATCTTGCAGAGAGTGCAACCTGCTTCTAATGGAAAAGTAGAGGAGACCAGTGCAGTCTCCCGACCAACTCTAGGAGTTGCAAAAACAGAAGAAGGCCAGCCAGTTAGGACTGGACAATTGACTGTTGGAGCAAAAGGGCTTGAAGAAGGTCCCATCAGCAAGTCTGTAAGATTTGGTTCTGGCAATGCAGGGCAAGGGTATACATCGGAGGAGGTACAAATAAGTTTGTATACATATTGCATGTTGGGTCTTTGAAACAGTTTGAATCATTTACCATCTAGATTGATAACATGTCTACATGTGCTTGCTACTAGTACTATATTTAAATAATGTTAACATGTTGCTGCTGGAAATTGTCCCTCATGTTGCAAGAATCAAAATGACCTGTTGAATTTCTCCATGCACCCACCACATGGGGCAGAACTAGGAAGCAGCTACTTCAACTGCAATTGTACTTCTCAATCCCTGTTGAAGCAAGTGTTTGAGACATAAACTGTCCTCTGATGATTTCCATTCCACCTTCATTTTCCaaccataatttttttacttaaaaCATGAATTGGGATATGTGCAATATGCACATTTTGAGACATGGGTTGGTAATATGGCTGAGTATAGTCTAAAGAAAGGGATTACATTGAGTGCATTGTAAACTTGGAACAAGATATTGAAGTAATGGCTGATGCACAGTCCTCTTGTTGGTATAACTAGAGAATGGTAATTTTTGTATCAATGGATGCCCATATAACCATGTGATAGAAACATTGCAACTATCAACATCATTGCCAAAATGATTTGCTTCTTCAGTTTATGCTTTTTCTCTGCAATAATTGCTACAATTTCTTCAGCCAATGAACTAGTCAGTGTATAACTTGGACCATCTTGTTTGAGTTGTATAATGATTGCGGATTTCTTTGTTTTCATGATTGTGTATGTAGAATTCCAGCAATATCATATCTTCGAGGTTCTCGTTATTAGTTTAGGCTGAATATAGTTTCTTAAGCAATTTCTATCTCTTTTTTTGGATCCTGCACCCCCTATGTTGTTGATTTAAATAGAATGAATTATCTTTTCATTATTTAATACTGTTATAAAACATTTTTGGATCATCTTTGATACTTTCGAGCTATTTTCTTATAAATCATAAGGATTGCTGTGCCAGAATCCATGTCTAAGCATGAAGAAGAAAGTATTATTCTGTAAGTACCAACACGCACCATATCACATTGCCTTCGTATGGTGGGACAAAATGTTATATTATCTTGGCCAGTGTAGGGTCGTGCTGACTTGCTTGACAAGGAACTGTATCTTGCGTTAAAGTTATTGGCATGCTCCTGTGCAATGAAACAACAATGCTTCATCAGATGTTTACTTTATTCCAGTTATATCTTGATGTAGAGAGAAGTCCACCATGTGTGTTTTCTTATTGTTGTACCTTCCTGCAGGTAAAGGTGCTCTTCCTGATTTTGGTAGATCTCTGTCGAAGAACAGCTGGTCTTCAGCACCCATTGCCTGCCTCTCAGGTTGGCGCCAACAATATAATCATACGTCTACACTACATTGATGGAAATTACACTGTGCTACCTGAAGTTGTGGAAGCATCACTTGGCCCACACATGCAGGTGTGTCATATATATGGGTACAAGGTTCAATTTTAGTGTTGCATCAGAAAAAAAGGTCCATATCTATGTTTCTGTTGTTTACTGGTGGTAGGTAGCACATACTTTTGTTGTAATATGTGATACAAATGTACTATATCTGTTAACCCTTAATTTCTTTCTCTGTTAATTTAAGGTCATGATTTTCTGCAAATACCAGAGTTGTCTTGTTCATTTGTAGAGTTCTCTGATAATATCtgttacttttttattttatggTTTTTATACTAAACTGCTTTCTTAAGACTACTGAAGTATATACAATTTCAACATGCAGAATATGCCTCGTCCCAGAGGGGCTGATGCTGCTGGGCTTTTACTCCGAGAGTTAGAATTACACCCTCCAGCTGAGGACTGGCATAGACGAAATATGTTCGGTGGTCCCTGGTCAGATCCAGAAGATCTTCGTCCTTTGGATAACAAAATGAAGTCTAAGCTAGGAGGCTCTTTAAGCTCCCCTATATCAAAATTAGTAGAAGATCAGGATGACCTTTCTGGAGTCCAAGGCCTCTGGCCAAGGAAGCGCAGGTTCTCCGAGAGGGATGCAGCTTTTGGCTTGAAAACTTCTGTGGGCCTAGGATCTTATCTTGGCATTATGGGATCTCGAAGGGATGTTATCACAGCTGTATGGAAAACCGGTCTGGATGGAGTATGGTACAAGGTTTGTTTTACAGATACCTCGCCTTGTCTTTTGCTTTTAGATTTCTTCGCCTATTTTATACTTAATGCTCAATTGGGTGACTATTAGACATGCTTGAACTTTATTTCTCCACCAGCTTAAATTGTCAATATTAGTTTGGATTACTGGAATAAGTTATGGTGTCTTAGTTTTGCATAATTTGTTGCTTACCCATCATCCTGCAGCAAAATCCACCTATGGTCCCTTGTTTTCCAGAACTCTTGACTTCTGCAATCTTTCCATTTTGCATGTCACATTGCAAGCATAAATTGGTGCAATATATCAGTTCATTTTTTGTCGAAGTTGTCACTATTTTTTGTGGGTATTTCATTCTTGCACTCAAGTTTAAAGTCTTACGGTTAAGATCTTTATTTCAGTGCATAAGATGTTTGCGACAAACTTGTGCATTTGCACAGCCTGGTGACCCTAATCCTTCTAACGAACGTGAAGCATGGTGGATCAGCCGCTGGTCTCATGGCTGTCCGATGTGTGGTGGTACGTGGGTTCGAGTCGTTTAGTACCAGAAACTGTTCCTGCTTTTTGCCTCTTCTTTTTCTGGCTTTACGTATGCAGTAAAACTTTGTACATATGTGTAGCTcatatgtgattataacttacatAACATATTCCCACAATA encodes the following:
- the LOC135583024 gene encoding mediator of RNA polymerase II transcription subunit 16-like isoform X3, with product MSKQGPANLVRDASCWNCEYEWRQDLAVVTKWLSGMNSFQYGSIPSNSSTLASTKTTFEEKFLLQQSQTSVRWPPFLCVCSVFSSGSVQLHWGQWPPAQNDAAPRWFQTSKGLLGAGPSGIMAADVIITDSGIMHVAGVPLVNPSTVVVWEVMPGPGNGFQATTKIAMGCAIPPSLNPPSWAGFAPFAAYLFSLQEHFISEEKQGRKLTEHQINDVASFHCSPVSNFSAYVSPEAAAQSAATTTWGSGVTAVAFDPTRGGSVITVVIVEGQYMSPYDPDEGPSITGWRVQCWESSLQPVVLHPIFGNPASSFGGQPPVQTVWLTKVNKSIAPTDDFRNPQAYLSKPVISDELNSSDCSVERTNRLSFDPYDLPNDVRQLARIVYSAHGGEVSVAFLRGGVHVFSGANFNPVSSFHINVGSTIAAPAFSSTSCCLASVWHDSFKGRTILKIIRVLPPAIPNSLSKVNSAIWERAIADRFWWSLMVGVDWWDAVGCTQSAAEDGIASLNSVIAVLDADFHSLPSTQHRQQHGPNLDRIKCRLLEGTNAQDVRALVLDMQARLLLDMLGKGIESALINPATLLAEPWQASSETLSGIDADKMVVEQALVPCIQAYVDAILDLASHFITRLRRYASFCRTLASHAVGASSGASSARNMVASPTHSSVSPSTSQGSQSGVSSANGNSQMQAWVQGAIAKISNNADGGSSTSQNPINGPASFTPISINTGTFPGTPAVRLIGDCHFLHKLCQLLLFCLIFRRRQSPRFIGSIQKNPDSILQRVQPASNGKVEETSAVSRPTLGVAKTEEGQPVRTGQLTVGAKGLEEGPISKSVRFGSGNAGQGYTSEEVKVLFLILVDLCRRTAGLQHPLPASQVGANNIIIRLHYIDGNYTVLPEVVEASLGPHMQNMPRPRGADAAGLLLRELELHPPAEDWHRRNMFGGPWSDPEDLRPLDNKMKSKLGGSLSSPISKLVEDQDDLSGVQGLWPRKRRFSERDAAFGLKTSVGLGSYLGIMGSRRDVITAVWKTGLDGVWYKCIRCLRQTCAFAQPGDPNPSNEREAWWISRWSHGCPMCGGTWVRVV
- the LOC135583024 gene encoding mediator of RNA polymerase II transcription subunit 16-like isoform X4, with translation MSKQGPANLVRDASCWNCEYEWRQDLAVVTKWLSGMNSYGSIPSNSSTLASTKTTFEEKFLLQQSQTSVRWPPFLCVCSVFSSGSVQLHWGQWPPAQNDAAPRWFQTSKGLLGAGPSGIMAADVIITDSGIMHVAGVPLVNPSTVVVWEVMPGPGNGFQATTKIAMGCAIPPSLNPPSWAGFAPFAAYLFSLQEHFISEEKQGRKLTEHQINDVASFHCSPVSNFSAYVSPEAAAQSAATTTWGSGVTAVAFDPTRGGSVITVVIVEGQYMSPYDPDEGPSITGWRVQCWESSLQPVVLHPIFGNPASSFGGQPPVQTVWLTKVNKSIAPTDDFRNPQAYLSKPVISDELNSSDCSVERTNRLSFDPYDLPNDVRQLARIVYSAHGGEVSVAFLRGGVHVFSGANFNPVSSFHINVGSTIAAPAFSSTSCCLASVWHDSFKGRTILKIIRVLPPAIPNSLSKVNSAIWERAIADRFWWSLMVGVDWWDAVGCTQSAAEDGIASLNSVIAVLDADFHSLPSTQHRQQHGPNLDRIKCRLLEGTNAQDVRALVLDMQARLLLDMLGKGIESALINPATLLAEPWQASSETLSGIDADKMVVEQALVPCIQAYVDAILDLASHFITRLRRYASFCRTLASHAVGASSGASSARNMVASPTHSSVSPSTSQGSQSGVSSANGNSQMQAWVQGAIAKISNNADGGSSTSQNPINGPASFTPISINTGTFPGTPAVRLIGDCHFLHKLCQLLLFCLIFRRRQSPRFIGSIQKNPDSILQRVQPASNGKVEETSAVSRPTLGVAKTEEGQPVRTGQLTVGAKGLEEGPISKSVRFGSGNAGQGYTSEEVKVLFLILVDLCRRTAGLQHPLPASQVGANNIIIRLHYIDGNYTVLPEVVEASLGPHMQNMPRPRGADAAGLLLRELELHPPAEDWHRRNMFGGPWSDPEDLRPLDNKMKSKLGGSLSSPISKLVEDQDDLSGVQGLWPRKRRFSERDAAFGLKTSVGLGSYLGIMGSRRDVITAVWKTGLDGVWYKCIRCLRQTCAFAQPGDPNPSNEREAWWISRWSHGCPMCGGTWVRVV